Within the Achromobacter spanius genome, the region CTTCCTGCCCGGCGGCATGGGCGTGAACTTCATCAAGCAGTTCAACGGCGCGGGCCTGTCCAAGGACATCGCGCTCTTGGCGCCGGGCTTCTCGGGCGACGAAGACACCATCGCGGCCGTCGGCGCGCCGATTGCCGGCATGCGCAACACGTCGCAATGGGCGGCTGACCTGGACAACCCCGCCAACCGCAAATTCGTCGAAGACTTCAAGAAGACCTACAAGCGCACGCCCACGCTGTACGCCTCGCAAGGCTATGACGCTGCCATGCTGCTGGACAGCGCCGTGCGCCAAACGGGCGGCAAGCTTGACGCCGACGCGCTGCGTCCGGCACTGCGACGCGCGGATTTCAAATCGGTGCGGGGCGACTTCAAATTCAACCGCAACCAATACCCCATCCAGAACTACTACCTGCGCGTCGTGGAAGCGGGCGCGGACGGCAAGCTGGCCAACAAGCTGTCGGGCACGGTGCTGACCCAGTACCAGGACCCGTTTGCCGCCACCTGCCAGATGAAATAGGCGGCCGGCCACGCAACAGGCATCTTGCGACACGTACTACGCAATACAGGAGAACCGAATGACTCAACAAATCACGACGCGCGAGGTGACCATTCCCTCGCACGATGGCAAGACATTCAGCGCCTATCTGGCCGTGCCCGCCTCGGGCCATGGCCCCGGGCTGGTGCTGTGCCAGGAAATCTTCGGCGTGAATGACTTCATGCGCCGCGCCGCGCAGTTGCTGGCTGAAGAGGGCTATGTAGTGCTGGTGCCCGACCTGTTCTGGCGCCAGCAGCCCGGCATTCAGCTGACCGACGGGCCTGCCGACATGCCGCGCGCGTTCGAGCTTTACAAAGGCTTTGACGTTGAGCAGGGCCTGAAAGACATCGCGTCCACTATCGCCGCGCTGCGCGAAATGCCCGAGCAACAGGGTGGCGTTGGCGTGCTGGGCTACTGCCTGGGCGGCAAGCTGGCCTACCTGGCCGCCTGCCGTACCGACGTGGACGTGGCCGTGGGCTATTACGGTGTCGGCATCGAAGAGAGCCTGGACGAAGCGGCCAACTTGCGCGGGCGCCTGGTGCTGCACATTGCCGAGCAGGACGGCTTCTGTCCGCCCGCTGCGCGCCAGCGCATCCTGGATGCACTGGGCGGCAAACCTGGTGTGGAACTGTATGTGTACCCTGGCATGGACCATGCCTTCGCCCGCACGGGTGGCGAGCACTACGACAAACCGTCGGCACTGATGGCGCACCAGCGCAGCATGGCGGCGTTGCAACGCGCCATCGGCCCCGAGTTCGATTATTCGTACTTGTGGGACAAGCACTGCGAATACGAATTCGGCACGCGCGACGTGGCCGCCACCATGGCCACGATGGTGGCCGAACCCTACGTGAACCACATCCCCACCATGACGGGCGGCGTGGGCCACAAGGAACTGTCGCGCTTCTACCAGCACCATTTCGTCAACGGCAACCCGCCCGACACGCGGCTGGTTCCGCTGTCGCGCACGGTGGGCGCCACGCAGATCGTGGACGAACTGCTGTTCTGCTTCACACACACCACCGAGATCGACTGGATGCTGCCCGGCGTGGCGCCCACGGGCCGGACGGTTGAGATTCCGCTGATCGCTGTCGTGAAGTTCCGGGGCGACAAGCTCTACCACGAGCACATCTATTGGGACCAGGCCAGCGTGCTGGTGCAGGTGGGCCTCTTGGACCCCGCCGGGTTGCCGGTGGCCGGCCGCGAAACCGCCGCCAAGCTGCTGGACGAAACCCTGCCGTCGAACACGTTGATGGCGCGCTGGAAAGACAGCGAGAACAAGTAGGAGCACCCCATGTCTTACACCGACCAACAACTGGCCGCGATGGTGCGTGGCGACAGCGTGCATCGCGGCGTCTACACCGACCCGGCCATCTTCGACCTGGAAATGCAGCGCATCTATGGCCGCGCCTGGATCTACGTGGGCCATGAAAGCCAGGTGCCCAAGACGGGTGACTATCACACCACCCGCGTGGGCGACCAGGACGTGCTGATGGTGCGCGCGTCCGACGGCCGCGTGCACGTGCTGTACAACCGCTGCCCGCACAAGGGCGCCAAGGTGGTGGCGGATGGCGAAGGCTGCGTGGGCAAGTTCTTCCGCTGCCCGTATCACGCCTGGACCTTCAAGCTGGATGGCAGCCATCTGGGCGTGCCGCTCAAGCAGGGCCTGGAAGGCACGTCGTATGACCCCACCGACCCGAGTTTTTCGATGCGCCGGCTGGCGCGCGTGGAAAGCTATCGCGGTTTTGTGTTCGCCAGCCAGGCCAAGGCAGGCCCGGCGCTGGTCGACTTCCTGGGCGGCGTGCGCTCGTCCATCGACAACCTGTGCGACCGCTCGCCGGTGGGCGAAGTGGAAGTGGCGGGCGGTATCTTCCGCGTGATGCAACGGTCGAACTGGAAGGTGTTCTACGAGAACCTGCACGACACGATGCACGCCCGCGTCACGCATGAATCGTCCTACGCCGCCGCGCGCGATGAAGCCAAGGAAATGGGCGAAATGCCGCTTGAGCTGCACATCATGGACGGCAACGGCGAGCCCTACGAATTCTGGGAAAAGCTGGAGCTGCGCGCCTACGAAAACGGCCACGGCTATATGGAAGGCATTTTCAACCCGGGCGCCGCCGAACGCGACCCCGTCTCGCGCGCGCACTTTGAAACGCTGGCCGCCGCCTACGGCGAGGAACGCGCCCGCGAGATCCTGGGCATGAACCGCCACAACACGGTCATCTATGGCAGCGGTTCGCCGCATACGGTGTTCCAGCAGTTCCGCGTGATCCGCCCGATTGCCGTGGATCGCACGCTGATCGAGATCCAGACCTTTCGCTGCAAGGGCGCGCCCGACGGCGTGTTCAAGCGCGCGATGCTGTATGCCAACGTCATCAACTCGCCGTCGTCCAACGTCATGCCTGACGACATCGAGCTCTACAACCGCTGCCAGGAAGGCAACGCCACGCGCGGCGGCGAATGGGTCAGCATGCACCGCTACCATGGCAGTGACCGCAGCGACGCGGACGGCATGGTGTCCGTCAACGGCACCAGCGAACTGCCCATGCGCAACCAGTTCCACGCATGGAAGACCTATATGGAAGCCGGCGCGGCGTCGAACGCGCCCGCCACGGGAGAAGGCGCATGCTGCTAGACCTGGATTTCGATGTCGGTACCCTGGAGCTGTCGCCTGCCGATGTGCCCGCCGACGCCTACCACCGCATTGCGCAATTCCTGTACCGCGAGGCGCGGTTGCTGGACGAGCGACGCTATGACGATTGGCAGGCGCTGTGGACGCAGGACGGCATGTACTGGATGCCGCGCGTGCACGGCCAGCAAAGCCCGTACGACCATATTTCGCTGTTCTGGGAAGACCGCATGCTGCGCGATGTACGCATCCGCCGCCTGGAACACCCGCGCAATTGGTCGCAGCAGCCGCCCACGCGCAGCGTCCGCCTGGTGGGCGGCGTGCAGGTGGAAGGCGTGGACGCGGGTGGCAACCTGGTGGTGCATTCCGCGTTCCAGATGACCGAATGGCGCAAGCGCCAACCTCGCCAACTGGCCGGCCGCTACACGCACAAGCTGGCGGCCGATGGCGATAGCTGGCGCATCCGCATGAAGCGCGTCGACCTCGTCAATTGCGACGACGTGCACGACGTGTTCGAGGTGTTCGTCTGATGACGACGGACACCGCGGTGCTGGCGCTGCACTATCAGAACGACGTGCTGCATCCCGACGGCAAGATCCGCGTCGGGCTGGATGCCGACAAGGGCGCGCGCCAGCGTCTGCTGGACAACGCCGCCGCCTTGCTGGACGCGGCGCGTGCGCAGGCGATGCCCATCGTGCATGTGCGCATCGCCTTCCGCCCGGACTACGCCGACCTGCTGCCCAACTGCGCCATCTTTCGCAACGTGGCCGCCATTGGCGCGGTGCCAGAAGGTCAGTGGGGCAGCGAGTTCTATGACGGCCTGCAGCCCTTGGCCGGCAGCCCGCGCGAGTTCATCGTGAAGCACACCCGCATCAGCGCGTTCTACGGCACGCCGCTGGAAGAAACACTGCGCGTGATTGGCGCGCGCCGGCTGGTGGTGGCGGGCGTGGCCACGCATTCCGTGGTGGAAGGCACGGTGCGCCATGCCGCCGACATTGGTTTTGACGTGATGGTGGCCGAAGACGCCTGCGCGGCCGCCGACCCGGCCGTGCACGAGGCCTCGCTGGCCAGCATGCGCCTGATTGCGCAAACGGGCTCGGTGGCGCAAGCGGTGCGCTGGGCCGCCGCGCCGCACTGATCAAGGACTACTCATGGATTTTTCAGGCTTTCCCGGCTTGGCCGGCAAGACGGCCATCATCACCGGCAGCACGCAGGGCCTGGGCGCCGACATCGCGCGCGGCCTGGCGGCCGCCGGCGCCCACGTGGTGCTGGTGGGACGCAACGCGCAAGCCGGCCAGGCGCTTGAGCAGGAACTGGACGGACGCGCGCTTTTTTGCGAAACCGACATCGGCAGCGACGCGCACATCCAACGTTGCATTGACGCCGCGCTGGCACGCTTTGGCCGCCTGGACATCCTGGTGAACAACGCCTGCCAGTACACGGACCGGGGGTTGGCTTCCTCGCGCGAGGAATGGCACGCGACGCTGGACACGAATCTGGTGTCGGCCGCCATCTTCACGCAGTTGGCCGCGCCGCATCTGCCGCGCGGCGGCGTGGTGGTCAACATGGGCAGCACGGGCGGCAAGTTCGGCGCGGCGGGGCGCGCGCTGTATCCGGCGTCCAAGGCGGCGATGTTGCAGATTACGAAGAACTTCGCGGTGGAACTGGCGCCGGCCGGCGTGCGGGTGCTGGCGGTGTCGCCGGCATGGACCTGGTCGCCGTCGGTGGAACAGTTGTCAGGCGGCTCGCGCGAGGCGGCTGACGCCGTGGGCGCGCACTTTCATCCATTGGGCCGGGTGGGGTCGGGCGAAGAAATCGCCGCCGCCGTGTGCTTCGCGTGTTCGGACGCGGCGTCCTGGATGACGGGGGTGGACATCCCCGTGGACGGCGGCTTTTCCATCCTGGGGCCAGACCGCGGCATTTCGCCGCGCGTGTGGTTCAAGGAATTGGCGCCCTGAGGCGCGGTGCCGGATCGGGGGGGTTCGTAGGGCTATTCAGGGGCGGCCAGGGGATAAGGCGCGGCCTCAGCGTATGACGATCTCGCCTTCCTCCAGCCCGGCCTTGCCGCCGACCTGGTCTTCCAGGAATTCCTGCATCTTGTTGCCCAACTGAATCTTCGTCCCGCTGCAAAAGCGCCGCGTGGCGGCGATGGTGGCGGTGTGCAGCGGTTGCAGGTCGCGCACCAACTGGGATTCTTCTTCGTCCAGCGTCAGCAAGTCGCTGCCCAGCTTCACATGGGTATTGCGGGCACGCTCCACCACGTCGCCGGGGGCGCGCTGCGGGTTGGCCTGCAGGAACATCAGCAGTTGCTCCAGCTTGGCCTTTTCCTCGTTCATCTTCAGGCGCTTGCGGGTCAGTGCCGAGCGCTTGATGTCGGCATGCGGGTCCAGGCCGGCTTGCACCAGCGTGGGAATGCCGGAGGGGGATCCGATGGTGCCGGCGCGCACGGCGTTCAGCGCGCGGATCTGGCCGCCCGTGATGGCGCTTTGCTGCGTGTTGGGCGGGCCGACGTTGACGCTGCCGCCCGCCGCGATGCTGCTCTGGCGGATCTCGCGCTCAACCTCCACATCCTGCCCGGCGCTGATGATGGCGTTTTCAATGAACTTGGCGCGCAGCATGCCGCCACAGACGATGTGGGCCGTGCGCGCGGTGGCGGCGGGGTCTTGCAAGGCTTCAGCCATGCCAATGATGCCGCCCTTGACCGTGACGCTGCCGCCCGCTTCCACCAGCGCCGCCTCAATGGTGCCGTTGACCACCACGTCGCCCGTCACGCGCACTTCCATGGTCGCGGCGATGTCGCCGCGCACCTGCAGCGAGCCTTCAAAGGTGATGTTGCCGGTGGACAGGTTGACCGCATCCACCTCAACCATCGGGTTCACCTGCACACCGTGGCTGACCAGCGTGGGCGTGCCGGCGATGGTCGCGCGCAGCAGCAGCGGGTCTTCCGGGTCCACGGCCACGCCGCTTACGTCCTTGGAGAACGGCGTGTCGGGCAGTTCGTCCGGCAGCACCGGTTCGCCCAGCACGTTGACGCCATCCACGCCCGGCAGGGGCGGGTAGCGGCGCATCAAGGGCGTGCCCGGCGACACCAGCAGCAGGCTGCCGAGATCGCGGTAGTCCACCTGGGCCAGCTCGTCGATTTCCTGCGCGCGCGGCTTCAGGCGGTCCAGCAGGCTTTCAAAACGGGTGGGGGTACCACGGGTGGGCGGCGTGCCTTGGGCGATGACGACGGTGTCGCTGGTTCCCTTTTCCACGGCCTCTGCCAGCGCCTGTTCCTGCACGCCATGCACGATGCCGCGGTCGGCCACGGCCTGGCGCAGCGCGTCCAGCGTAACGGGCTGGCCGCCCCGGGGTGGGTGCAGGGTCAGCAGCGCGGTCATGCGATTGGGGTCGAGTTCCAGCTCGAACGAGCCGTCCACCACCTGTCCCACTGGAAACTGGACCGGCTCGGCGGCGCTGCGGCAGCGGTCGATGAAGGCCAGCACCGCGTGGTTGTCCAGCGCGTCGGCGTTCCAGCCTTGGGCGATGGCGGCGGCGGTCAGGGTTTCCCAACTGGGGATGTCGGTATTGATGATGGGGGCGGGCTCGACTTCGGTCTCGGCCTCTACGACAGTGGCCCCCACGTCTTCGGCCGCCGCGTCATCGGCCGCCGCGTCATCGGCCGCCACATCTATGTCCGTGTCGGATTCCCGGGCATCGTCGCCGCGCTTGCCGTGTTCGGCTTCGCTGGCGGGCAGGGCTGCGGGGTCAGGGTCGGGGGTCGGGTCGGGATCTGGGCGTGGCGGGGGCGTATAAATTGCCGACAGGACGTTGGTGCCGGCGTCCAGCACCAGCTGCAACGTGTTTTCTGCGTCCATCTTTGCCTCTCCCTGCCCGGCACGGGCGGCCAGGTTCATTCATTTGGTAAATAACGGAAATATTGCGACATATTAGCCCAGTCGTCCGCCGTATGCCCTAGGTAAGACCCCGAAGTTTTCGAAGTTTCCCGGGCGCGATCAGGCAAAGCGAGGACTAGGGCGTAGGGGCGAGCGACAAACCGGGTTGATCGCCGCAGCATAGGGGCTCGCCAACGCGTCTTCGGACGCCGCCGGAGCCCCAAACCATGGACCCTCGACACCGACGTTACCCGCCTGTCTTTTGCGCCTTGCTGGCGCGCGTCGGCGGCATGGCGGTGCTGATGGCCCTGGCCGTGGGTGCTCTGGCGCTGGCGCCCGCAAGCCCAGCCCAGGCCGCCGAGGTCTACCGCTACAAAGACCCCTACGGCGTCTGGCGCGTCATGAAAGTACCCACGGGCTACGCCAAGCATTACAAACGGGCCCAGGCGCGCACGGCTTGGCGCCGCAATACCACCAAGGTCTGTCTGGAATGCGCGCCGAAGCAGGGTGATGGCGCGCGCATGGCGACGTTGGCGCCGACGTCCCGGGCGCAGCGCTGGGGCGAGATCAAGCTGCCCACCGTGCATGATGGCCTGATCGAGCGCGCGGCCAAGGATTCCGGCGTGGACCGGGCCTTGCTGACGGCCGTCATCGCCATCGAGTCGGGGTTTCGCAGCGACGCGCGCTCGCCCAAGGGCGCGCTGGGGCTGATGCAGCTGATGCCGGCTACGGCGGCGGCGGTGCTGGCGGTGGACGATATTGAACGCGCGCTGGTGGACCCGGCCACCAATGTGAAGGCAGGTTCACGCCATTTGCGCCGGCTGATCGACCAATACCCCGGCAGGCTGGACCTGGCGCTGGCGGCGTACAACGCGGGCGAGGGGGCGGTGCGCAAATACGATGCGGTGCCGCCGTATGCCGAAACCCAGGCGTATGTCAGGGACGTGACCGCCCTGTACGAGCAATACAAGACGCCCTGAGCAGGGCGTCTTGATGGGTGTGATTTCGATGGGGCCCCTGAACAGGGGCCCCAGCCGCTTACATCGCGGCGAAGACCTTCTCGGCGATGTTCAGCGTGGACGTGATCACCGCGTCGTCGTGCGTGGCCGACACGAAGCCTGCTTCGAACGCGGACGGCGCGAAGTGCACGCCGTGGTCCAGCATGGCATGGAAAAAGCGGTTGAACGCCGCCGTGTCGCACTTGGAGACCTCGGCGAACGAGGTGGGCACCGTGTTGCTGAAGTAAATGCCGAACATGCCGCCCACTGAATCGGCCGAAAAGGCCAGGCCGGCGGCATGGGCGCGTTCCTGCAACCCCTGGGCCAGCTTGGCGGTTTGCGCCGACAGCTTGTCGTAGAAGCCGGGCGCGGCGATCAGGCGCAGCGTGGCCAGGCCCGCCGCCACGGCCACCGGGTTGCCGGACAAGGTGCCGGCCTGGTACACGCCGCCCAGCGGGGCGATGTGCTTCATGACTTCAGCGCTGCCGCCGAAAGCGCCTACCGGCATGCCGCCGCCAATCACTTTGGCCAGCGTGGTGATGTCCGGCTTCACGCCGGTCAGCCCCTGCACGCCTTGCGGCCCCACGCGGAAACCCGTCATCACTTCGTCAAAAATCAGCAGCGCGCCGTGCTGCGTGCAAACTTCGCGCAGGCCTTCCAGGAAGCCGGCCGTGGGCTTGATCAGGTTCATGTTGCCGGCCACCGGCTCCACGATGATGCAGGCGATGTCGGCGCCGTGCTGGGCAAAGGCCTCGCGCACCGCGTCCAGGTTGTTGTATTCCAGGGTCAGCGTGTGCGACACGAATTCGGGCGGCACGCCAGCCGAGCTGGGGTTGCCGAAGGTCAGCAGGCCGGAGCCCGCCTTGACCAGCAGGCTGTCGGAATGGCCGTGATAGCAACCTTCGAACTTCACGATCTTGGCGCGGCCGGTGGCGCCACGGGCCAGGCGGATTGCCGTCATGGTGGCTTCGGTGCCTGAACTTACCAGGCGCACCTGCTCCAGCGACGGCAGGCGCGAGATCAACACTTCGGCCAGTTCGATTTCGGCTTCGGTGGGGGCACCGAACGACAGGCCGTTGACGGCGGCTTCCTGCACCGCGCGCACCACGTCGGGATGCGAATGGCCCAGGATGGCGGGGCCCCAGGAGCCCACGTAATCGATGTACTGCTTGTCGTCCGCGTCCCAAACGTACGGGCCTTGCGCGCGCTTGATGAAGCGCGGCGTGCCGCCCACGGAGCGGAAAGCGCGCACGGGCGAGTTGACGCCGCCGGGGATGCTGCGGCAGGCGCGTTCGAAAAGCTGTTCGTTACGGGACATGGCGTTCAAGGCTTGCGTAGAGGGTTGACGGAATAGGGCGCGGAGCAGGCCGTTGCGGCGGCGCGAATGCTGGGCGCTTCGAAAAGGGCGGTGATGACGGCGATGGCGTCGGCGCCCGCCTGGGCCACCAGCCGTGCGTTGTCGGGCGTGATGCCGCCAATGGCCACCACGGCGGGGCGGGGCGCATCGCGCTCGTCGACCAGGCGGCGGGCTTCGGTCAGCACCGACAGCGGCGCGCGCACGGTGTCCGGTTTGACGGTGGACGCGAACATGGCGCCGAAGGCGATGTAGTCGGCGCCCGCGTCCAGCAGTTCGCGGGCGCGCGTCAGGTCGTCGTAGCTGGAGCCGCCCAGGATCAGGTCGGGGCCGGCCTCGGCGCGGATGCGCGCCAGGCTTTCGTCGTCGCGGCCCACGTGCGCGCCGTCGGCGCCGACGTCAAGCGCCAGGCGCCAGTCGTCATTGATCAGGAACACCACGCCCAGCTCGCGGCACAGCGGCGCCAACGCGCGAGCCTGTTCGGCGCGCACGGCGTTGGGCACGTTCTTGCGCCGCAATTGCAGGGAACGCATGCCGCCCTCGGCGGCCTTGCGCACGGCTTGCAAGAGGCGGTCGGTGTCGTCCCATTCAGGCGTGACGCCATACAGGCCGGCAGGAAAGCGCAAGGGTTTCATTGCGGTTGGATCCGGTTGGGAATGCGCCGGCCCATGCCGGGCAGGAAGCTGGCCGCGACCGACGCATCGGCATGCGCCAGGCCTTGGCGCACGGCCTCGGGCATGTCGAGCCCGCGCGCCAGCATGGCGGTGATGGCGGTGGCGGCCAGGCCGCCTGCATCGCCGTTGCGGTCGGGCGGCGTCTGCCAGGGCCAGGTGTGGGTCTGGCCGTTGGGGCCCAGCAACACGTTGGCAAAATGGCCGGGCCGCTGCGGGCTGCCCAGCACCAGCACCCACTGCGCGCCCGCCGCCACCAGGGCGTGCATGGGTGAAGGTGCGTCCCCGATATCGATGTCGCCGTCGGCATGCCATTGCGCCAGGCGCAGATGCTCGATGATCACCAGATCCGTCTGCGGCAGCACCAGTTCAAGCGTGGCGGCCAGGAGGTCATCGGCGTCGTCTTCATCGGCCGCGTCGGTCGGCAGCGGGGCACGCTGGCCCAGGTGCAGCACCAGCGGCACCTGGCTGTAGTCAGCCGCGACCTGGGCCGCCACACTGGCAGTTTCAGCGGTGTATAGTCCGCCCACCTTGATGGCCTGCACGGGCATGTCTTCCAGCAGGCAGCGTGCCTGGTCGTCCAGCAGGTCGGGCGAAACGGGATGGATTTCTTCGATGCCGGCAGTGTCCTGCACGGTCAGCGCGGTCACGGCCGCCAGGCCATGACAGCCCAGGCGGGCGCAGGTGACGGCGTCAGCGGGCAAGCCGTCGGATCCCGAGGGATCGAACGGGCCGAAGACCAAAACGAGAGGGGGGGTAACGGGGGCCACGTAGACAGCGCTTGAGCTTTGAGCGGAGTACCCGGATTCATTTTGAGGTGAATCAGGGGAACCCCTATTGGGTTTCGGTAAGATTGTCCCCATTCTAATGGAAGCCCCCCACCTTTGCCCCGCCGCGGGGAACCGGGTGGGGTTTTGATGTAAGAGAGAACTATGCGTACTTGGATGTGTCTGATTTGTGGCTGGGTCTATGACGAAGAGGCCGGCCTCCCCGACGAAGGCATTGCTCCCGGCACCCGCTGGGAAGACGTGCCGCCGAACTGGGTCTGTCCCGAATGCGGCGCCCGCAAAGAGGACTTTGAATTGATGGAAATCTGAACCCGACCCGCTGACCCATTCCGCCAGGGCTCGTAAGATGGGGCATGACCCCATCCCACGTAACCGAAGACGGTCTGCCGCCAGGCAAGACGGCCACGCTCGCGTGTGCGACGTCCACGGTTCTTTCAGACTACCCAAAGGGGTTGCCATGACGGAAAAACATCACGAATCCGCCGCATCGCAGGCGGCCAACTTTGCCAACCAGTTCCTGATCGCCATGCCCGGCATGGTCGAAGGCAGCCTGGCCGGCTCGGTCATCTACGTGTGCGAACACACCGAACGCGGCGCGCTGGGCCTGGTCATCAACCGGC harbors:
- a CDS encoding dienelactone hydrolase family protein: MTQQITTREVTIPSHDGKTFSAYLAVPASGHGPGLVLCQEIFGVNDFMRRAAQLLAEEGYVVLVPDLFWRQQPGIQLTDGPADMPRAFELYKGFDVEQGLKDIASTIAALREMPEQQGGVGVLGYCLGGKLAYLAACRTDVDVAVGYYGVGIEESLDEAANLRGRLVLHIAEQDGFCPPAARQRILDALGGKPGVELYVYPGMDHAFARTGGEHYDKPSALMAHQRSMAALQRAIGPEFDYSYLWDKHCEYEFGTRDVAATMATMVAEPYVNHIPTMTGGVGHKELSRFYQHHFVNGNPPDTRLVPLSRTVGATQIVDELLFCFTHTTEIDWMLPGVAPTGRTVEIPLIAVVKFRGDKLYHEHIYWDQASVLVQVGLLDPAGLPVAGRETAAKLLDETLPSNTLMARWKDSENK
- a CDS encoding aromatic ring-hydroxylating dioxygenase subunit alpha; this encodes MSYTDQQLAAMVRGDSVHRGVYTDPAIFDLEMQRIYGRAWIYVGHESQVPKTGDYHTTRVGDQDVLMVRASDGRVHVLYNRCPHKGAKVVADGEGCVGKFFRCPYHAWTFKLDGSHLGVPLKQGLEGTSYDPTDPSFSMRRLARVESYRGFVFASQAKAGPALVDFLGGVRSSIDNLCDRSPVGEVEVAGGIFRVMQRSNWKVFYENLHDTMHARVTHESSYAAARDEAKEMGEMPLELHIMDGNGEPYEFWEKLELRAYENGHGYMEGIFNPGAAERDPVSRAHFETLAAAYGEERAREILGMNRHNTVIYGSGSPHTVFQQFRVIRPIAVDRTLIEIQTFRCKGAPDGVFKRAMLYANVINSPSSNVMPDDIELYNRCQEGNATRGGEWVSMHRYHGSDRSDADGMVSVNGTSELPMRNQFHAWKTYMEAGAASNAPATGEGACC
- a CDS encoding aromatic-ring-hydroxylating dioxygenase subunit beta, whose protein sequence is MLLDLDFDVGTLELSPADVPADAYHRIAQFLYREARLLDERRYDDWQALWTQDGMYWMPRVHGQQSPYDHISLFWEDRMLRDVRIRRLEHPRNWSQQPPTRSVRLVGGVQVEGVDAGGNLVVHSAFQMTEWRKRQPRQLAGRYTHKLAADGDSWRIRMKRVDLVNCDDVHDVFEVFV
- a CDS encoding cysteine hydrolase family protein codes for the protein MTTDTAVLALHYQNDVLHPDGKIRVGLDADKGARQRLLDNAAALLDAARAQAMPIVHVRIAFRPDYADLLPNCAIFRNVAAIGAVPEGQWGSEFYDGLQPLAGSPREFIVKHTRISAFYGTPLEETLRVIGARRLVVAGVATHSVVEGTVRHAADIGFDVMVAEDACAAADPAVHEASLASMRLIAQTGSVAQAVRWAAAPH
- a CDS encoding SDR family oxidoreductase, which translates into the protein MDFSGFPGLAGKTAIITGSTQGLGADIARGLAAAGAHVVLVGRNAQAGQALEQELDGRALFCETDIGSDAHIQRCIDAALARFGRLDILVNNACQYTDRGLASSREEWHATLDTNLVSAAIFTQLAAPHLPRGGVVVNMGSTGGKFGAAGRALYPASKAAMLQITKNFAVELAPAGVRVLAVSPAWTWSPSVEQLSGGSREAADAVGAHFHPLGRVGSGEEIAAAVCFACSDAASWMTGVDIPVDGGFSILGPDRGISPRVWFKELAP
- a CDS encoding DUF342 domain-containing protein, with translation MDAENTLQLVLDAGTNVLSAIYTPPPRPDPDPTPDPDPAALPASEAEHGKRGDDARESDTDIDVAADDAAADDAAAEDVGATVVEAETEVEPAPIINTDIPSWETLTAAAIAQGWNADALDNHAVLAFIDRCRSAAEPVQFPVGQVVDGSFELELDPNRMTALLTLHPPRGGQPVTLDALRQAVADRGIVHGVQEQALAEAVEKGTSDTVVIAQGTPPTRGTPTRFESLLDRLKPRAQEIDELAQVDYRDLGSLLLVSPGTPLMRRYPPLPGVDGVNVLGEPVLPDELPDTPFSKDVSGVAVDPEDPLLLRATIAGTPTLVSHGVQVNPMVEVDAVNLSTGNITFEGSLQVRGDIAATMEVRVTGDVVVNGTIEAALVEAGGSVTVKGGIIGMAEALQDPAATARTAHIVCGGMLRAKFIENAIISAGQDVEVEREIRQSSIAAGGSVNVGPPNTQQSAITGGQIRALNAVRAGTIGSPSGIPTLVQAGLDPHADIKRSALTRKRLKMNEEKAKLEQLLMFLQANPQRAPGDVVERARNTHVKLGSDLLTLDEEESQLVRDLQPLHTATIAATRRFCSGTKIQLGNKMQEFLEDQVGGKAGLEEGEIVIR
- a CDS encoding lytic transglycosylase domain-containing protein; this encodes MDPRHRRYPPVFCALLARVGGMAVLMALAVGALALAPASPAQAAEVYRYKDPYGVWRVMKVPTGYAKHYKRAQARTAWRRNTTKVCLECAPKQGDGARMATLAPTSRAQRWGEIKLPTVHDGLIERAAKDSGVDRALLTAVIAIESGFRSDARSPKGALGLMQLMPATAAAVLAVDDIERALVDPATNVKAGSRHLRRLIDQYPGRLDLALAAYNAGEGAVRKYDAVPPYAETQAYVRDVTALYEQYKTP
- the hemL gene encoding glutamate-1-semialdehyde 2,1-aminomutase; translation: MSRNEQLFERACRSIPGGVNSPVRAFRSVGGTPRFIKRAQGPYVWDADDKQYIDYVGSWGPAILGHSHPDVVRAVQEAAVNGLSFGAPTEAEIELAEVLISRLPSLEQVRLVSSGTEATMTAIRLARGATGRAKIVKFEGCYHGHSDSLLVKAGSGLLTFGNPSSAGVPPEFVSHTLTLEYNNLDAVREAFAQHGADIACIIVEPVAGNMNLIKPTAGFLEGLREVCTQHGALLIFDEVMTGFRVGPQGVQGLTGVKPDITTLAKVIGGGMPVGAFGGSAEVMKHIAPLGGVYQAGTLSGNPVAVAAGLATLRLIAAPGFYDKLSAQTAKLAQGLQERAHAAGLAFSADSVGGMFGIYFSNTVPTSFAEVSKCDTAAFNRFFHAMLDHGVHFAPSAFEAGFVSATHDDAVITSTLNIAEKVFAAM
- the thiE gene encoding thiamine phosphate synthase, whose product is MKPLRFPAGLYGVTPEWDDTDRLLQAVRKAAEGGMRSLQLRRKNVPNAVRAEQARALAPLCRELGVVFLINDDWRLALDVGADGAHVGRDDESLARIRAEAGPDLILGGSSYDDLTRARELLDAGADYIAFGAMFASTVKPDTVRAPLSVLTEARRLVDERDAPRPAVVAIGGITPDNARLVAQAGADAIAVITALFEAPSIRAAATACSAPYSVNPLRKP
- a CDS encoding hydroxymethylpyrimidine/phosphomethylpyrimidine kinase translates to MAPVTPPLVLVFGPFDPSGSDGLPADAVTCARLGCHGLAAVTALTVQDTAGIEEIHPVSPDLLDDQARCLLEDMPVQAIKVGGLYTAETASVAAQVAADYSQVPLVLHLGQRAPLPTDAADEDDADDLLAATLELVLPQTDLVIIEHLRLAQWHADGDIDIGDAPSPMHALVAAGAQWVLVLGSPQRPGHFANVLLGPNGQTHTWPWQTPPDRNGDAGGLAATAITAMLARGLDMPEAVRQGLAHADASVAASFLPGMGRRIPNRIQPQ
- a CDS encoding rubredoxin, with the protein product MRTWMCLICGWVYDEEAGLPDEGIAPGTRWEDVPPNWVCPECGARKEDFELMEI